GATGGCGAGCAGCCGGTGCCCGGGCGTCGCGGACACCATGCGGGCGTGCTCATGGGCATCGGGGATGAAGCGGTGGATGACCCCGAGGCCCCCCAGCGCGTGCATGGCGCAGGCCATGGAAAGCTCGGTGACCGTGTCCATGTTGGCGCTGATGATGGGCAGCTGGATCGTCAGGTCGCCGACCAGCCGCGTCTCGAGGGAGACCTCCTTGCGCGAGTACACCGACGAGCGCTTGGGGACGATGAGCACATCGTCGAAGGTGAGGCCGTGGTTCTCGAGTAGCTTGACGCCCATGGGTGCCCCTTTCGTTGAATGCGGGCAAGGGAAAAACCCCCCTCCCCCGCATGATGGTACGGGAGGGAGGGGGGCTTCGCAAGTCGAAGGGGGCTTTTGGTCGGTTACTCTTCGATCGGGCTGACGCTCAGGCCCAGGACGCCCTCGAGCTGGGGCCGGGCGAAGAGGAGCAGGAAGGCGGGACCCTCACCCTTGGCCGAGAGGAGCTTCTCGTCCTCGTTCAGGTCGATCTTGGCGAAGAGGCGCGAGACGAAGGGGAAGTCGCCCGTGAGCCCCAGGTCCTTGGTCAGGTACTCGCGCAGCTCCATGAAGTCGAAGTCCTTGTCGGCGGTGTAGGGCGCGATCGCCTTGCCCATGCGCTCCTCGAGCAGGTGATGGTAGGCCTCGACGGCGCTGGTCCCCTGGAGGGCGGCGGCGTGCTCGGCGGGGGTGACCTTGCCGTCCTTGTTGCCGTCGAACTGGCTCATGAAGGTCGAGACCACGTCGGCGGGGCGGTTGGCTGCGTACTCGCCCTGGGCGATCGCGCCGTCGCGGTTGCCGTCCACGCTCGAAAGCAGCTGGCTCATCTGGCTCGAAAGGACGCCCTTCACGATGGCGTTGAGCTTGGCGTGGGTCACGTCGTGGTCGCTGTCCAGGGCCCTCGCCGACGAGGCAGTCCCGGTGGCGACGCGGGCGGTGCCCTGCGGGGCGAGGCCGCAGCCGACCAGCGAGAGCGCGAACGCGCCGAGAACCAGCCCCATGGACCACTTGCGCATTTGATAACCCTTTCTTAAACGAGAATTAACTTTTTCATTGTAGCGAGCGCCTCCCGAGGCGTCAACGGGGAATCTCGCCCAAGCCAAAGCCCCCTCTGCGCGCCGCGCAGAGGGGGCTTTCGAACGCTCGGAGCGCCTAGGGCACGGCCGGCTTGCGCACCAGGGAGTTGAGGGGCGCGACGCGGGGTTCGGCGTCCTCGGTGTCCCACTCGACGGTGAAGAAGGACGTGGATCCGGACTTGCTGCTGCGGCCGGTGGAGCGCTCGTAGGCCATCACGGCGCAGGCGCCCTCGATGCTGTCGACCATCGTGTATTCCGCCGCACCGGGGATCAGCCCGAGGTCCACCGCCTCGTTGACCTTCCGGCGCGCGGTAGCCGACCACTTGGCTCCCAGTAGCATCGCCATCGTACCCTCCTCTTCGCGAAGCGCCGGAACCGCCGGCGCCGTCGGTCCCGGGAACGCCGTGCCAGGGCACCCGGAAGACGCTCCCTTGAACGCTAAGCTAGCTTAGACACGGGATTAAGAATTCCATTATAGCATGCCTTCGGCGAACTACCGTTGGACGCTTTTATCCAGTACACTCGAAGGGCTCTCACCACGACTCGACGGGGGAGGATTCCTTGAAGTTTCCACGTTCCAGCGGCGTCCTGCTGCACCCCACCTCGCTGCCCGGTCGCTTCGGCCTCGGCACCCTTGGCGACGAGGCGCACCGCTTCGTCGACTACCTCGCCGAGAGCGGCCAGCGCTACTGGCAGGTCCTGCCCCTCGGCCCCACCAGCTACGGCGACTCGCCCTACCAGGCCCTCTCGGCCTTCGCCGGCAACCCCATGCTGATCGACCTGGAGCGCCTGGTGCAGGAGGGGTGGCTCGCGGCCGACGACCTTTCCGACGCGCCGGCCTTCCCCGAGGAAAAGGTCGACTACGGCTGGGTGATCCCCTACAAGACCGAGAAGCTGCGCGCGGCCTTCGCCCGCTTCGAGGCGACTGCCGGCGCCGAGGACCGGCAGCGCTTCGAGGGCTTCTGCCACGGCAGCATGGCCTGGCTTGCCGACTTCGCCCTGTTCATGGCCCTCAAGGACCACTTCGACGGCGCCTCATGGTCGAGCTGGGATCAGCCGCTGCGCGATCGCCACCCCGAGGCCGTCACCGCGTACCACCGCCGCCTGGAGCCCCAGGTGCGCTACCACGCCTTCCTCCAGTACCTCTTCTTCAGCCAGTACACCGACCTCAAGCGTCACGCCGAGGCGCGCTCGGTTGCGATCATCGGGGATCTGCCGATCTTCGTCGCCTACGACAGCGCGGACGCCTGGTCGCACCCCGAGCTGTTCCACTTCGATTCCAAGGGCCACCCCACGGTGGTGGCGGGGGTCCCGCCCGACTACTTCAGCGAGACCGGCCAGCTCTGGGGCAACCCCCTTTACCGCTGGGATGCGCTCGCCAGGACCGGCTACGCCTGGTGGATCGAGCGCCTCAAGATGGCGCTGACCCTCTACGACGTGATCCGGGTCGATCACTTCCGGGGGTTCGAGGCCTACTGGGAGATCCCCGCCGGCGAGACGACGGCCGTCAAGGGACGCTGGGTCAAGGGGCCGGATCGCGCCTTCTTCGACGCCCTCAGGCGCGAGATGGGCGAGCTGCCCATCATCGCCGAGGACCTCGGCCTCATCACCCCCGAGGTCGAGGCGCTGCGCGATGGAGCCGGGTTGCCCGGCATGAAGATCCTGCAGTTCGCCTTCGGTTCGGACGCCCAGAACGCCTACCTGCCCCACAACTACCGCTCGTCCCACTGCGTCGTCTACACGGGCACCCACGACAACGACACGACCGAGGGCTTCTTCGCCCAGGCGGCCGAAGAGGAGCGCGCGTTCTTCCGGGCCTACGTCGGATCCGAGGCCGAGGGCGTCTCGCGGGCCCTGATCCGCATGGCGTTCGCCTCGGTGGCGGATCTCGCCGTGATCCCCATGCAGGACTGGCTCGGGCTGGGCTCCGAGGCCCGGATGAACGTGCCCGGCCAGGCCGCCGACAACTGGGCGTGGCGCATGACCTCCGCCGACGCCTCGTCCGCGCTGGGCGCGTCGATGCGCGAGCTCGCCGAGCTGTACGGGCGCTCCAAGGTCCGGGTGAGCGCCGAGCTGGCCGCCCGCTAGCCTTCCGAACGACGAACGGCCCGGCACCTCGAAGGCGCCGGGCCGTTCGTCGTTCGGAAGGGACCGATGCGCGCTCAGCCCCAGGAGGCGAGCACGGTGCGGACCCGGCCGATCTCGCCGCTTGTCAGGCGGACCTTGATCCCGCGCGGGTGGGTGGAGGACTTGGTGAGAACCTGGGCGACGATCCCCTCGGAGCTTTGGCGATCGGCCGCGTAGGGCCGCGAGGCGATGAGGACGCGATCGCCGACTTTCGGGCGCATGGAGACCTCCTCTCGAGCTTGGACGGGCGAAGAGAGATCGGGGCTGATGGCCGTCGGGTTATCGTGAAGTTCGTCCCCGATTATAGCAAAACGAGGGAACCCACCCGGCGCGATTCAGCCGGGTGGGTTCCCTCGTTTTTGCTCGCTCGGCGCTCGAGCCAAGCGCCCCTCGCGGCGTGCCCCGCCGGTCCGAAAGGTCAGCGCGCGGCGAGCGCCGCGCTCTCGGCCACGACCAGCACGTGGGCCATGCCGTCGGTCTCGTAGGGATCTCCCTCGCCGTTCTTTCCCTGGAAGGGGCGGCCGATGCCGGGGATCTCGTAGCGTTCCGTCACCAGCTGGGTCTCGAGGAGGGTCGTGGCGACGTAGGCGCGCTCCTCGTCGATCTTGGGGTCGATGACGTGAGTCGGGCCGTCGATGAGGCGAACCTTGACGTCCTTGGTGGCCGCGATCGCCCAGGTCTGGCGGCCGCTGGGATCCAGGACGGGAGTCTTCCAGATGCGGAAGTGGTCGCGCTTGCGCACGTCGGCGCTGTTCTTCTGGTAGCCCACGTCCTGCTCGCGGTCGTAGAGGTGAAGCGGGCTCATGGGCGAGTTGGCGTAGGGGAGGTTGAAGGCGTAGGCGTTGGCCATCCGCAGCGAGGTCTGGAAGGTGATGGGCTCGGCCACGATCCAGCCGGCCTTGAGGATGGCGCCGTGGACGGCGGCTTCGCTGCCCACCATGACCACGTTCACCGGGTCGCCGGGGGCGGTCTTCTTGCCGGCCAGCTTCTTGGTGAAGGGCTCGCTCGGGAGGCTCGCCAGGCGCGGCGTGGGGGTCGCGACCGGGGCCGGGGCGGGGCCGAAGGTGCCGGTGTCGCCGAGAGCGACGCCCATGGGGGCGCGGCCGCATCCCGCGGCGAGCATCGTCAGCAACAGCAGCAAGTGAAAGCGCTTCATCCCCGTGTCTCCTCCGTTCAAGAGGTGTTATCGCCCCCGGTCGGGGCAGGGATGGTTCAGCTCAGGTTAAATTTCCATCAAGCCTCGAAAGGAAGGCCACGGGGCCCCGCGGGGCCGGGTATGATCCTGCTCGGAAGCGAGTCTTGCTTGCCTGATTGGAGGTCGCGTGCCGATTCTGCTCTGTCTTCTGGTCCTCTTGGCGCTGGCGGCGCCCGCCCAGGCCGCGCTCCTCGATTTCGACGGCCACCGGGTCCCTGCGGGGCCCTACCGTCGCATCGTGTCGCTCGCCCCCTCCAACACCGAGCTGCTCTACGCCATCGGCTGGGGCGATCGGGTGGTGGGGGTGACCGACGCCTGCGACTACCCCGCCCAGGCGCGGCGCAAGGCCCGGGTGGGGTCGGCCGAGAACCTGAGCGTGGAGCGGGTGCTCGCCCTTTCGCCGGACCTGGTGCTCGGGATTCCGAGCAAGGCGCCGGTCTACGCCCAGCTGGGGCGCATGCTCCGTGTCCCGTTCGTGCTCTTGCCGAGCGACGACCTCGAGTCGGTGGCCGTCAACGCCGAGGGCCTCGGCGAGATCGTCGGGCCCCAGGGCAAGCGCTTCGCCGAGAAGTACCGCCGGCAGCTCGCGGCAATCGCGCCCAGCCGGGCGCACCCCAAGGTCTTCTACATGGTGTGGGATCGCCCGCTCATGTCCGCCGGGCCCAGGACCTTCCTGGACGACCTGGTGCGGCGCTCGGGGGGGCGCAACGTCGTGACGGCCCCCGGCTACGCGCCCTTCGCCCAAGAGGCCCTGATCGCGAGCGATCCGGACGTGATCGCCTTCCCTGACAACCTGCGGCCCGCCGCCGAGCGGCTGAGGGCCCGCCTCAAGCGAGCGCGCCTGGTCGCCCTGCCGGCCGACGACGTCTCGCGGCCCGGGCCGCGCGTCATCACGGCGATCCAGCAAGCAGCCAAGGCCTTCGACCGGAAGCCCTGATCTCGCGCTGCATCGGGTCTTGCCGGGTCATGCCATGGTAGAATCGAGGTCATGCGTCCGATGAAAATACTCGTGGTCGACGATGAGCCGACCAACGCCGAGATCCTGAGCCTCCTGCTCACGCGGGAGGGGCACCAGGTGACCATCGCCTCGGATGGACCCTCGGGGGTCGAGGCGGCCCTGCGGCTCAACCCCGACATGGTCTTCATGGACGTGCTGATGCCCGGCGACTTTGACGGTCTCGAGGCCATCCGCCGGATCAAGGCCGATCCCGCCTTCACGGGGATCGTCATCTGCCAGTCGGCGCGCGCGAGCGGCGCCGACCAGGAGGAGGGGCTCGTCTCCGGCGCCGACGGCTACCTCACCAAGCCCTTCAAGCGCCGCGACGTGCTGGAGCTCATCGCCCAGTTCGAGCCGGGCCTCTGACCGGGATCCCGAAGCCTTCCTAGATCGACAGGTCCCGCCGGCGGAACGCGAGGACGGCCCCGGCGATCGCCACGAGCGTGACCCCCAGCAGCACCCCCAGGTGTGAAGGCACGAGCGCGCCGCCGCCGAGCAGGGCCTTGGGGTCGTAGTAGGCGAAGAGCGAGAGGAAGCGCACCGCCTTGGCGGGCGCCCACAGCTCCGCGACGTAGTTCAGCAAGAAGCCCCCGAGCATGATCCCCGTGCCGACGAGCACGGCCTTGCCCTTCTCGGAGGTCATGGCCGAGCAGCACAGGGTGATCGCGCCGATGGCCCCGTAGAGCGCGAAGGTCTCGAGGCCCGCGAGCAGGTAGGGCCGGATTCCCGCGTGCGCGATGCCGAGGGCCTCCGCGGCGCCCAGCAGCCCGGCGATGAAGGCGATCGAGAGCGCCATCGCGCCCGAGAGCAGCACGAGGGCCTTCGAGAGGACGAAGGCGGCGCGATCGAGCGGGTAGCTCAGGATCCATCCGAGCGTGCCGGCCTCGATCTCGCCGGCGATCGCCTGCGCGCCTCGGGCGATGGACCAGGCGGCGAACAGCGCCAGGAGCACCGGGTGGGTGAAGGCGATCCCGGCGAACCCCTCGAAGGTGTCGAGGCCTGCGCGCGAGCGCACCATGGGCTGCAGGAAGCTCGGCACCATGCGCAGCATGGCGGACATGGAGTCGTGCATGGCCGGGAAGACGGCGCTCATCAGCACGCCGAAGAGCAGCAGCCCCAGCGCGAGGATGAGGAGGAGGCGCCAGGCGCTCCCGGCTTCGTGGCGGATCAGGTCGAGGTTCACGGGCGGGGGTTCTCGTAGTAGCCGAGGAAGACCTCCTCAAGGCGGGCGGGTTCCAGGGTGAAGTCGGCGACGGGCAGCGCCGCGAGCGCGACGAGCAGCTCGCGGGCCTCGCCGGCGTAGGCGAAGCTCGCGTGCCGCCCCTGCTGGGAGCGGAAGGTCGCGTTCGGCAGGCCCACCTCGCGCGCGTCGAGCGGCGCGTCGAACGTCAGGTTGAGCAGGCGGACTTTGCGGGCCTGGAGGTCGGCGACCCCCTCGACGGCGAGCAGCTTCCCGCCCCGGATGATGGCCACGCGATCGCAGAGCTGCTCGACCTCCGAGAGGATGTGCGACGAGAGGAGGACCGTCTTGCCCCGCTCGCGCGCCTCGCCGAGCAGGTGGTGGAACTCCTGCTGGATGAGGGGGTCGAAGCCGTCGGAGGGCTCGTCCAGGATCAGCAGGTCCGGGTCGTGCATCATCGCCTGGATGAGGGCTACTTTCTGCTTCATTCCCTTGGAGTAGTGGCGGATCCTGCCGTCGAGCTTGATGCCGAGGCGGCCGGCGAGCGCGCGGGCGCGCTCGAGGGATCCCGGCGGGCGGTAGCGGGAAAGATAGGCCAGCAGGTCGCTCCCGGTCATGTGCTCGTAGAGGTTGAACTCGGCCGGCAGGTAGCCGATGCGCCGCCGCAGCGCCACCGCGTCGCGCCGGGAGTCGAGGCCGAAGACGCGGGCGCTTCCGGCGTCGGGCCTGAGGTAGGAGAGCAGCAGCCGGATGGTGGTGGTCTTGCCGGCCCCGTTGGGGCCGAGGAAGCCGAAGATCTGTCCCGGCGCCACGTGCAGGTCGAGGCCGAACACCCCGGCCGTCTCGCCGAAGCGCTTGGTCAGGCCTTCCAGGGCGATGGCGTCGGTCATGCTACTTGCCTCCAAGCTTGCTGATCCCGATCCGCGCGTCCACCCACAGCCTGCCGGGCACCACCCCGAGCCCCAGGAAGCGATAGGTCGTGCCGGGAGCCTGGAAGCGCGCCAGGTCGATGGGGTGATTGGCCGCTTCTCCCAGCATGGTGGGGGGGATGGGGCTGCCGAACACGCTGGCCTGGATGTCGCCGAAGGCGAGCTGGCTGTCGCCCACCAGCTTCGGGATGGCGCTGAGGGCGAAGGGCACCCGTGCCCCGCCGCCCATGTCCACGGTGCCGTCCACCGAAAGCCGGCCCTGGGTCAGGCGCAGCCGGCCCGGCAGGATGTCCACGGTGCGGGTGACGGCCATGCCAGGGATGACGCTGAACTGGGTCTGGATGCCCTTGAGGCGGCTGGTGACCATGCTCGAGTTCAGGATCGCGTTGAGGCCGTCCTCGGTGAGGACGGCCGAGACGGTGGCCTCGAGGGGCTGGGCGAGGGTCGGCGTCTTGCCGAAGAGCGCGGCGCCGGCGTCCACGTGGAAGGGGTCGGTCTCGATGGTCGCCGTCGAGATGGGGACCCCCTCGACGGCGAAGCCCTCGGCTCGGATCCTCAGGGCGTCCACCTGGCCGCTCATCGCGCGGATGGGAGGGTCGGTGACGACCTGGACCTCGAGCTTCGAGAAGGGACCGTACTGCTTGCGGATCTGATCGGCGAGCATGTTGCCCGCGACGCCGGGGAACATGCTGCCCAGCGAGTAGAGGGCGAGGATGGCCCCCGTCAGGAGATAGACCAGCGGCATCTAGAAGCTTCCTCCTGCTCCGATCGAGAGCATGTGCGCCGTCTGCATGCCGGCCGAGTCGAAGGTGGCGCCCAGGGTGCCGTGGTAGTAGGCGTGGGCCTTGAGCGTCCCGTCGCCCAGCCTCAGCAGGTCGTACTCGGCGCCGACTTGCCAGGCGCCGAGCACCCCGAGGGCGCTCGCCTCCTTGTAGGAGTGGAACATGAGCGGATAGAGCTGGACACCGCCGTGCACCCCCAGCGCGGGCATGGCGCGGTAGGCGATTCGGAGCGCGGGGCCGAGGCCCAGGGCCATGGTGTTGGCGTCGAACGAGGCGTTGGCCTGGCCATTGAGCATGCGCGTCATGACGCTCGCGCCCACGGCAGCTTGCCAGTCGTCCCCCCGGAAGGGCAGCTTGTAGTAGCCCTCGCCGTGCAGGTGGAAGTCGAAGTAGTCGCTCTGGGGGCTCGCGACGGGGATGGGGTAGATGGTCCCGAGCGCGAGCGCGCCTCCGAAGGCCTCGCGCCAGTACTCGGCCGAGGCGTCCAGGTTGAGGAAGCCCGGGAAGAGGGCCTGGAGACCGCTGCCCTGGTAGAACAGGACCGGGTCGAAGCCGAGCCGGGCCTTGGGCACCAGCAGCTCCTTGAGGGTCGACGCGGGGGCCGGGGCCGTGCCCGTCTTGAGGCCGCCGCTCGCGGGCCTGGCGCTCGGAGCAGGGGTGGGCTGGGGCGTCGGGGCCGGGGCGGTCGGTTCCGGGGCGGGCTGGGGCCGCGCCGTCGGCGCCGGGGTCGGCGCCTTGTACGCCGGATCCTCGCGCAGCCAGAAGGGCACCCGCGGCGTGGGCTCCGGCTCGGGGGAAGGGGAGACGACGCTCGGTGTCGGATCGGGCGCGGGCGTGAGCACCGGGGCCGGCGTGCGAGCCGGTGTGGGAGTCGAGACGGGCCGCGGGGTCGCCGCCGGGGTCGGGGTCGTGAGCGGGGCCGGGGTGCGCACGGGGGCTGGCGTCCACGCGGGAGCGGGCGTCCGGGTGGGGACGGGCGAGCGCGTCGGGTGCGGGGTCGGGACGGGCGTCGGCGACGGGGCGGGGGCGTCAGCGGCGAGGGCCGCCTTGATGGCCTCCTGCAGGGTCGGGTCCAGGAGCATGACCGCGCGCGCGAGCATGTCGAGCGCCTCGATGCGGGTGATGGGCTCGAACGGCCGGAAGCGCACGCGCCTGGGCGCGTCGACGAACTGCCAGAAGTTGGCGGCGCGGTCGAGCAGCTGCCCCGATTCGCCCGAAACCGGCACGTCCGAGAAGCTGCGGGCCGGGCCCTTGCGATGCGGCGGTGCCGTGACCGAGCGGTAGGAGAGCAGGCGATCGAGCGCCGCGGCGAACTCCAGGCGGTTGACGCGGCGCAGGCCGACGAAGCGCCCGCCCTCGCCAGCAAGAAGGCTGAGGCTCGTCACGCGGCTGACCGAGGGCATGGCCGGGTGGCCGGGCGGGATGTCGGACCACGCCACCACGTTGAAGGGCACGTCGCGCGGGTCCAGAAGGGCGTTGAGGATCGCCGCCAGCTCGTAGCGGGTGATGGGGGTCTCCCCGCCGAACTCGGTCTCGCCGATGCCGCTCAGGATGCCGCGATCCGAGAGCAGGGTCGCGAGGGTGGCGCGGGGGCTGCCTTCCGGCAGGTCCGTGAACGACGCGGCCCACGCGGGTGCGGCCGCGAGGCCGAGCGCGATCGCAAGCGCCCCGATCCGATTGCCGCGAATCACCGCTACTCCTTCATTTCCAAGCGATCGCCCACCTTGAGATCGAACTTCGCGATGGTCCCGGCGGGCAGTTCGAGGGTTTGATGCGCCTTCAACACCACCGGCGAGACGCGCCAGGGCTTAAGATCCGGTAAAAGGCGCTCCACGACCAGGTCTTTGGTCAAGAATACCACGTCGATGGGGTAGTTCATGAAGAACATGTGGACGGAGTTGCAGGGGGTGATGAGGAGCCCGTGCCCCTCGGGCAATTCCTTGCTGAATTGCAGCCCGAGAAAGCGGGTCCAGACGTTGTTCGCGATCCGAGCGTGCCTTACGATTTCGTCCTGGTTTCGTTCAATCCGCATACCGCCCAGTTTAGCACGACCGACGCTTGCGGACGGCTCTCAGGCCGAGGGAAGGGCCTGCGCGAACCGCACCGTCGCGGCCTCCCCCTTGAAGCCGGCGATGGCCTCCATCAGCTGCTGCTCCTGGATCAGCAGGTCGGCGCCGGTCTTCTGGATGAGCGAGGTGGCCTGGGCCACGTCCACGGCCGAGAGGTGGATGCTGCCCATCTCCTTGGCGACGAGCTCGGCTCCCTGCCGCTGGCTGGCGGTCGCCGCCGAGACCTCGCGGCTGGTCTGCTGGATGATCCCCACCACCTGCACCATCCGGTCGGCTCCGAGCGACTGCTCGCGGGTCGCCGTGGAGACCTGCTGGGTCAGCATGTTCATGCTGCCGATCGCAGAGTGGATCTGGTCGGCGGCCCGGTTCTGCTCCTGGGTGGCCTGCGCGATCTGGCCCATCAGCCGGCAGACCTCGCCGACGGTCTCGACGATGGCCGCAAGCGAGTCGCCCGCGGTCTGCGCCAGGTGCGTGCCGTTCTCGATGGCCTTCGTCCCGGCCTGGCCGGATTGCACGGCCTGGGCGATCTCGCGCTGGATCCCCTGGATGAGCTGGGCGATCTCCTGGGTGGCCTTGCCGCTGCGCTCGGCCAGCTTGCGCACCTCGTCGGCCACCACCGCGAAGCCGCGGCCGGCATCGCCTGCGCGCGCGGCCTCGATGGCCGCGTTGAGGGCCAGCAGGTTGGTCTGGTCGGCGATGTCCTCGATCGTCTCGACGATGGCGCCGATCTCGGCCGAGCTCTTGCCCAGCCCAGCGATCGCCCCGCCCACCTCGGTCATCGCCCGGCTGATCTGCTTCATGCCGCCGATGGTCTGCGCGACCGCGGCCTTCCCCCCCTCGGCGGCGACGGCCGAGCGCTCGGCGATGCGATTGGCCTCGGTGGCATTGACGGCGACCTCGTGGACGCTCGCCGCCATCTCCTCGATGCTGGCCGAGGTCTGGTCCACGGCCGCCGCGAGCTCGCCGGCGCTGCCTGCGACCTGCTGGATCGAGCCCGCCATCTGCTCGATCGAGGAGCTGGCCTCCACCACCCGCTCGACCAGCGATTCGGCGCGATCGGCGACGCCCTCGATCGACTCCACCATCTCGGCGATCTTGCGGGTCCCGGCCCCGACCGCCTGGATCTGGGCCTGGGAGAGGCCCGACATCCGCTGCGAGTCGCTCAGGATGTGGGTGGTGCCCTCGGCTACCGAGGAGGCGGCACCGTTCACCTGCCCGACGAGGCGCCGGAGGCTCAGCAACATCTCCTGCATGGTCCGTTGCATCTCGGCCGTCTCGCCCTGGCCCGTGACCTTGATCGTGATGGACAGATCCCCCGCGCTGATGGCCTTCATCTCGGTCATGGCCTGATTGATGTCCCGGCGGATGCCGAGGAGGGTCCAGAAGTCGCCCGCCAGATCGATGACGAGCAGGATCAGCAGGAACACGGCGGTGCCTGCGCTCATGTGGAAGCCGAAGGCCAGCTGGAACAGGACGACCAGCGTCACGACGGAGATGACATGGAAGGCGAGCTTTTGGATGGTGTTCAAGGCATACTCCAAGGTTGCGAAATGGCGCGGATAGGCGGTTTCAAGGTCAAATAGCCCATTGACGGTTGGATTATGCCCGATTGCTATTGGAAATAACCGTGCGTTGCCCTGATGGGGCGGATCGGGGCGCGCCCCGATCCCGTGGTCGTGTTGCCTTTTCGTCGTCGGCGGGGCTTTCTTAGTGATAGCTTTGCCTGGCCTTGGTCTGGAAATAAGAAAGCCCGCGACTTTCTCCGCGACAACTGCTGGGGTACGGAGTTGCGAGGAGGGGGCCACATGGCGAACAAGGTTTCAGGCGCGGGGCGCATCGAGCCGCCCGTTCAGCGAAAGGCCGCAGCCCAGGCGCCTCAGCCCACGGCGAAGGGGGCACTCAAGCCAGATTCCCTCGCGCTCAGCTCGAAGGCCGCCTCGCACACGCAAGAACCCGAGGGCTACGGCGATAAGTTCTGGTCAGGCCTGAACCACGCGGCGACCAAGCCCGTGCAGTTCATGTTCAAGCACATGAACAACGTCGCGCCCGATACGACCGGCGAGGTCGCGCGTTTCGGAAAAGTCGAGCTCGAGGAGATTCTCGATCGCGCGAAGCCCGGCGATCTGATCCTCTGGGGGGATGCGACCAGCTTCGTCCACGCGAGCGTGTACCTCGGCGGCGGCGAAATCGTCCATGCGCTGGCGGCGCGCGCGCCGCAGGGCCAGAAGAACGGCGTCGTCCAGGAAAAGATCGAGGCTTATCTCGAGCGAGTGGACCGGCAGCGGGTCGCGATCCTGCGGCCCAAGAATCCCGACCCCGCGAACGCCCAGGCCGCCATCGACTTCGCCAAGGCGCAGGTCGGCAAGGATTACGACTACCTCTTCCGCACCGGCAAGGACGACGCCTTCTACTGCAGCGAGCTTGCCTTCTCCGCCATCAAGCAGGGGCCCCGTCCGCCGCAAGTCGAGGCGCACCGCGGCCTGTACGGCCTCA
The DNA window shown above is from Pantanalinema sp. and carries:
- a CDS encoding ABC transporter permease subunit, which produces MNLDLIRHEAGSAWRLLLILALGLLLFGVLMSAVFPAMHDSMSAMLRMVPSFLQPMVRSRAGLDTFEGFAGIAFTHPVLLALFAAWSIARGAQAIAGEIEAGTLGWILSYPLDRAAFVLSKALVLLSGAMALSIAFIAGLLGAAEALGIAHAGIRPYLLAGLETFALYGAIGAITLCCSAMTSEKGKAVLVGTGIMLGGFLLNYVAELWAPAKAVRFLSLFAYYDPKALLGGGALVPSHLGVLLGVTLVAIAGAVLAFRRRDLSI
- the malQ gene encoding 4-alpha-glucanotransferase; the encoded protein is MKFPRSSGVLLHPTSLPGRFGLGTLGDEAHRFVDYLAESGQRYWQVLPLGPTSYGDSPYQALSAFAGNPMLIDLERLVQEGWLAADDLSDAPAFPEEKVDYGWVIPYKTEKLRAAFARFEATAGAEDRQRFEGFCHGSMAWLADFALFMALKDHFDGASWSSWDQPLRDRHPEAVTAYHRRLEPQVRYHAFLQYLFFSQYTDLKRHAEARSVAIIGDLPIFVAYDSADAWSHPELFHFDSKGHPTVVAGVPPDYFSETGQLWGNPLYRWDALARTGYAWWIERLKMALTLYDVIRVDHFRGFEAYWEIPAGETTAVKGRWVKGPDRAFFDALRREMGELPIIAEDLGLITPEVEALRDGAGLPGMKILQFAFGSDAQNAYLPHNYRSSHCVVYTGTHDNDTTEGFFAQAAEEERAFFRAYVGSEAEGVSRALIRMAFASVADLAVIPMQDWLGLGSEARMNVPGQAADNWAWRMTSADASSALGASMRELAELYGRSKVRVSAELAAR
- a CDS encoding DUF2196 domain-containing protein codes for the protein MRPKVGDRVLIASRPYAADRQSSEGIVAQVLTKSSTHPRGIKVRLTSGEIGRVRTVLASWG
- a CDS encoding response regulator, whose translation is MRPMKILVVDDEPTNAEILSLLLTREGHQVTIASDGPSGVEAALRLNPDMVFMDVLMPGDFDGLEAIRRIKADPAFTGIVICQSARASGADQEEGLVSGADGYLTKPFKRRDVLELIAQFEPGL
- a CDS encoding ABC transporter ATP-binding protein; amino-acid sequence: MTDAIALEGLTKRFGETAGVFGLDLHVAPGQIFGFLGPNGAGKTTTIRLLLSYLRPDAGSARVFGLDSRRDAVALRRRIGYLPAEFNLYEHMTGSDLLAYLSRYRPPGSLERARALAGRLGIKLDGRIRHYSKGMKQKVALIQAMMHDPDLLILDEPSDGFDPLIQQEFHHLLGEARERGKTVLLSSHILSEVEQLCDRVAIIRGGKLLAVEGVADLQARKVRLLNLTFDAPLDAREVGLPNATFRSQQGRHASFAYAGEARELLVALAALPVADFTLEPARLEEVFLGYYENPRP
- a CDS encoding LssY C-terminal domain-containing protein gives rise to the protein MKRFHLLLLLTMLAAGCGRAPMGVALGDTGTFGPAPAPVATPTPRLASLPSEPFTKKLAGKKTAPGDPVNVVMVGSEAAVHGAILKAGWIVAEPITFQTSLRMANAYAFNLPYANSPMSPLHLYDREQDVGYQKNSADVRKRDHFRIWKTPVLDPSGRQTWAIAATKDVKVRLIDGPTHVIDPKIDEERAYVATTLLETQLVTERYEIPGIGRPFQGKNGEGDPYETDGMAHVLVVAESAALAAR
- a CDS encoding S-layer homology domain-containing protein, with amino-acid sequence MIRGNRIGALAIALGLAAAPAWAASFTDLPEGSPRATLATLLSDRGILSGIGETEFGGETPITRYELAAILNALLDPRDVPFNVVAWSDIPPGHPAMPSVSRVTSLSLLAGEGGRFVGLRRVNRLEFAAALDRLLSYRSVTAPPHRKGPARSFSDVPVSGESGQLLDRAANFWQFVDAPRRVRFRPFEPITRIEALDMLARAVMLLDPTLQEAIKAALAADAPAPSPTPVPTPHPTRSPVPTRTPAPAWTPAPVRTPAPLTTPTPAATPRPVSTPTPARTPAPVLTPAPDPTPSVVSPSPEPEPTPRVPFWLREDPAYKAPTPAPTARPQPAPEPTAPAPTPQPTPAPSARPASGGLKTGTAPAPASTLKELLVPKARLGFDPVLFYQGSGLQALFPGFLNLDASAEYWREAFGGALALGTIYPIPVASPQSDYFDFHLHGEGYYKLPFRGDDWQAAVGASVMTRMLNGQANASFDANTMALGLGPALRIAYRAMPALGVHGGVQLYPLMFHSYKEASALGVLGAWQVGAEYDLLRLGDGTLKAHAYYHGTLGATFDSAGMQTAHMLSIGAGGSF
- a CDS encoding helical backbone metal receptor: MPILLCLLVLLALAAPAQAALLDFDGHRVPAGPYRRIVSLAPSNTELLYAIGWGDRVVGVTDACDYPAQARRKARVGSAENLSVERVLALSPDLVLGIPSKAPVYAQLGRMLRVPFVLLPSDDLESVAVNAEGLGEIVGPQGKRFAEKYRRQLAAIAPSRAHPKVFYMVWDRPLMSAGPRTFLDDLVRRSGGRNVVTAPGYAPFAQEALIASDPDVIAFPDNLRPAAERLRARLKRARLVALPADDVSRPGPRVITAIQQAAKAFDRKP
- a CDS encoding DUF2993 domain-containing protein → MPLVYLLTGAILALYSLGSMFPGVAGNMLADQIRKQYGPFSKLEVQVVTDPPIRAMSGQVDALRIRAEGFAVEGVPISTATIETDPFHVDAGAALFGKTPTLAQPLEATVSAVLTEDGLNAILNSSMVTSRLKGIQTQFSVIPGMAVTRTVDILPGRLRLTQGRLSVDGTVDMGGGARVPFALSAIPKLVGDSQLAFGDIQASVFGSPIPPTMLGEAANHPIDLARFQAPGTTYRFLGLGVVPGRLWVDARIGISKLGGK